The DNA window gacttgcgcttcttggagTTCTTAGCGCCTTCAATGGCCGGGACATCTTgtccctcctccaccacatcggcatcctccaCCCACAACTCGCTGGCCAGCCAGATCGgcatggccatggtgttgGCACCCTTGATGTGCAGGGCCTTGATGTTCCTCCAGCCCTTCGTGACAAACTTCTCTGTCAGGCCATTGACCACAGCGGCGACATTCTCAGACAGTTGATCGGCGGTGAACTTGGACGATCCAACCCGGATAGCCGCGGTGGTGGCCGGTGCAAGGTGCACCGCCGCACAGTTGAGCGTGcgctcaatctccttggccacGATCAACGGTGTCGCAAACGCCGCACTCCGCTCCTCCTTGgcaggcttcttcttcgggtcTTTCTTCACCCGCTTACCGtccaccttctcgatctcagcAATGCGAATGGGAATCGGCCGCTTGCTGGACTTGTAGAAGATCTTGCCGAGCGTCGGCACCAGGCGCGTGATGATCCGGTCGTCGGCCAAGAAAACATCATGCTCCGAGAACAATTGACGCCGGCTTTCGAAGCTCTGGTAGCGCGCCTTGAGTTTCGAGAACCCGATGACTTTGTCGATGCGGGAGGAGAGTTCTTGCGGGAAGATCGGGTCGGCGATGATGTCTTTGACGCCGCGCTGGGGATCGGCGGTAATCACGCAGATGCTgagcgagggcgaggagttGAGGGAGTGCGGGACAGCAATTTTGCCGGGCTTCAGGCGGTTCTTGTCCACCACATGCTTCTTGGTGGTGAGGATCAGCCAGACAGCTTCGTTGGAGATCGAGCTGTCCTCGGCGTCGGAGTCCTCGTCATTGTCGCCAATCAGAGTTTTCTTGGTTGCGgacttttccttctcctcctggTTGGACTTGATGTGTCGCAGCAGCGCAGATGAAGCTCGGGCGACCTGCAACTGTCAGTAACTGGCCAAAGTTTCCTGGGGGAATTACAAACCTGAGGATTATCAAGCTGATAGGGTGAGCCCGAGGCCACCTTGGAGGTAAGTGCAGTCGAAGACACCATTGTAGCGACAGATTCGACTggtggttttttttttcgctaCGATCGCAattggagatggaaaaaaATCTCGGAAGGCGGTGGCAGTTTTCCCGAtgttggtgcctgaggcaacAACTCGCCGTTGACCCTAACCCAAGGTTGAAACTACAATATGACTGGGTCACATTCAATCAACCCTGAAACTTGGCCTTTGGCTCGATAAAAATGACTCCAGCACTACCACCAGACCGCAGATCCATCGTGATATCCGGACCATCAGGCGTTGGAAAGGGAACATTAATTCAAAAACTATTCGACGCGCACCCAGACACCTTCGCACTAAGTGTCTCTCACACAACGCGCCAACCTCGTACCGGCGAGCGAGAAGGTACAAACTACTTCTACATCTCTACCACCGAATTTTCAACCCTCATCCCCCAAGGCTCATTTGTGGAACATGCATATTTCAGCGGCAATCACTACGGCACCAGCAAGCAGACAATTGCCGACCAGATGGCGAGGGGATTAGTTGTTGTCCTGGATATCGAGATGGACGGTGTCAGACAGATACAAGAGAATCGAGCTATTGATGCGCGATACGTCTTTATCCAACCGCCCAGTCTAGAGGCTCTGGAGGCGCGTCTGAGGAGTCGTGGGACGGAGAATGAAGAACAGGTTCAGAGAAGATTGGCGCAGGCTAGGGCTGAGATGGAGTTTGCGAAGCAAGGTGTGCATGATAAGATCATTGTTAATGATGATCTCGAGAGGGCGTATCAGGAGCTGGAAGGGTTTGTATATCGGCCCGCGTCGTAGGACAACAGAGTGAAGTGGGGGGCCTTGTTGGCATAACCCACATCTCAATCAGTGTGGACAACCGCTTAGGAAATATTTATAGACCGAAACAATAAATTTGGCGTAGTGTATTCTCGGTTTGTCTCCTTTCAAGTCGATATGCTGACTTAAGGTGATGGATTgtcagatatatattttcaaCCCCTCCCATTTGGTATCACATCCCGCGGATACAGTCCTTGCAAAGCTCCTATTCACGACACACCAACAATGAGCTATATATCATGCAGCATC is part of the Penicillium psychrofluorescens genome assembly, chromosome: 4 genome and encodes:
- a CDS encoding uncharacterized protein (ID:PFLUO_006459-T1.cds;~source:funannotate), with the protein product MVSSTALTSKVASGSPYQLDNPQVARASSALLRHIKSNQEEKEKSATKKTLIGDNDEDSDAEDSSISNEAVWLILTTKKHVVDKNRLKPGKIAVPHSLNSSPSLSICVITADPQRGVKDIIADPIFPQELSSRIDKVIGFSKLKARYQSFESRRQLFSEHDVFLADDRIITRLVPTLGKIFYKSSKRPIPIRIAEIEKVDGKRVKKDPKKKPAKEERSAAFATPLIVAKEIERTLNCAAVHLAPATTAAIRVGSSKFTADQLSENVAAVVNGLTEKFVTKGWRNIKALHIKGANTMAMPIWLASELWVEDADVVEEGQDVPAIEGAKNSKKRKSIADQKPEEKKAKKSKPAADDDDEEKGSSRKEKLQQLKAKALEDGDAVIAAPKAAGKQKRKST
- a CDS encoding uncharacterized protein (ID:PFLUO_006460-T1.cds;~source:funannotate), encoding MTPALPPDRRSIVISGPSGVGKGTLIQKLFDAHPDTFALSVSHTTRQPRTGEREGTNYFYISTTEFSTLIPQGSFVEHAYFSGNHYGTSKQTIADQMARGLVVVLDIEMDGVRQIQENRAIDARYVFIQPPSLEALEARLRSRGTENEEQVQRRLAQARAEMEFAKQGVHDKIIVNDDLERAYQELEGFVYRPAS